A window of the Halodesulfovibrio sp. MK-HDV genome harbors these coding sequences:
- a CDS encoding helix-turn-helix domain-containing protein, whose amino-acid sequence MSTELERLGKRVRTLRKAKKMTQEQLATAADSGAKYISELERGEANVTITLVSKLAEGLGVATSELFENAHEADCLELRKEVSRMISEADDEKIRLLYRVMKAVVQ is encoded by the coding sequence ATGTCTACAGAACTGGAACGATTAGGAAAAAGAGTACGTACATTACGTAAAGCTAAGAAAATGACTCAAGAACAGCTAGCGACTGCAGCTGACTCTGGGGCAAAGTATATTAGCGAGCTTGAGCGTGGTGAAGCAAACGTGACTATTACTTTAGTCAGTAAACTAGCCGAGGGACTTGGGGTGGCAACAAGCGAACTTTTTGAGAATGCTCACGAAGCAGATTGTCTGGAATTACGAAAAGAAGTTAGCCGGATGATCAGCGAAGCAGATGATGAGAAAATAAGATTGCTATACAGGGTCATGAAAGCTGTTGTTCAATAG